A stretch of Leishmania infantum JPCM5 genome chromosome 19 DNA encodes these proteins:
- a CDS encoding putative protein kinase, whose translation MPSSNLVTDAYHNTELAINVFFSIHTDANPVMGRKATKASVVPIAASLLPANAAVMIDDDLTPGVADFGATTEPAVRSPSSVEREVFENSIADIGGGGALSQSVVSRRDMSLADISRMRLEGCRARHTLFAATTSLRGSMASSLRSTSGSPMLPLTGRVRDHAGICGETTSAAISAVSQAPAWSSLNGLGRSFNRRSSMLSVRTNALDTSIAILQHMAHDTAARAEAACNAQSLAGTPSTATSACGSVALPSLQPTQPYPEDTHAGARGYKVVGSGNTASVEDSCSGSGQHTPVLHTVHTRQFTSASDSSSPLNSLSESELCSGHLRAGGRSHLSAQASATHLTGSGGVAKAASDLQHSSPRSHPDGSPLAARRQTIATADHRAPHHSVAVAATEVALPSAQNQTTDVSVYNHDFQHIVPLEVKEALQRNMRPICEDDDDDDDDALLHDGLSAPTPPPLTSFANVTHSMYEDTCHLDTPSNYVRTRGTGSVGGAGTEIADAPFSFPPSTLHAPSRLFASPNAPALQTATSSMIAWQTGGTGGAKSIRPFDSDTAETLAAGLSISGTGVPFQAWKFPSLGKPNSASSLRKTSLGENGNAEALPEGAVGGAAAVHQPTVPLSEHCSHPTRETLMPGSPQRQCSESPPLTRNGLQATSKHITLKTAATPCSSVAVGALSGSGDVGPRAASLLSGVDGTHRTSSVVHGTPMRTNDGAGGRFVQPAVAQGSPSSAAGSLSAAADSSNTRKLEMMYTVYERLLHARPPDNSFPEATPRSLQTLTSRSLTEEVTPPLDTSPSPPAAQQAPQSGAAGAGFEAMSQGDCSPSMSYSGALSRSAGYYSFGKRISLSHPNKQTLPHQFLGSAANLHAMSSPPRVAMIGTPAVADMIVASNGNSSGSAMAFSSTARARRRTLDLSVLQRIDSRPLLQSTLFLQNNLHSICEAQARFARKERAEDAGSAEQRNAISLSPSKAAVSVAVKPVPQYTVPLEEQSAAGVPSPASVADVETCEGVEGVSQGRMTGRTAIAETASPVVLGSAAASATAASTARELNQTRSSCRGTQVPSVDSVLPSSVSPSIGKRSNASSLPVNCIQEGQGRQEEPLRKQAEMHVNPTAAAAVSVAHESNGISPHRYYRALTEAKCLVRHVHGVDGVEREVDNDSMDLVVYAGMHLMGWLEVVSLLGCGSFGQVFLCKDLRICDGHFVHPSEIEGEDYEYWNCSHAYLPFSSVDAVPTHRPLVAVKVVKSVPLLEQQSVLEAEMLVLIGAQTALPPANAAEEARESAIPAFAAATGGRIGVNEPPPADPRCANIAKVLADGICYGHHCIVMERYGANLYEYIAANDHRGLPMYQIRSIGAQLFSALSLVHEECHIIHADIKPENVLLTLDSGRGTLRVTDEPSPITAATAAATPPAEAMSNSNASTTAVATKTPRSVPQQNAFAEAAHRSPSSTSPNAEPPWHQQRTESAASSSASPSLPAERSHTARVGPGAVARQRLGFKGKRRNSNTLLDLSSSPMTLATYKGHSLCHLRSSSASRATIVEQTDMPTPEPRRMHMLSQSSALVTSAASGMSLQSLGGGGAGSYSRHMMQAPAAPVEEAPAVPVAPAASHLHVRLIDFSSSCYDGGPFYQYIQSRYYRAPEVIIGAPYNSAIDVWSTGCLLAELLLGMPLLPGCNDHHQLSLVEEMIEPLPDYLVEDGDNADLFYIVAAPGGEGSTDAALPRAPAAAAPGATASATLQQPRSFALRTRENYLEVTGSEPLQYRRYFTYQTLQELVRHCPLTLEERRMSNGLHPYVSANESSAIPPDATPSLSVRSDMMKQRYLLFDLLRRLLQTDSKLRPTAAQALQHPFFSSLPPYFKTFALD comes from the coding sequence ATGCCAAGTAGCAATCTTGTGACGGACGCGTACCACAACACCGAGTTGGCAATCAACGTTTTCTTTTCCATCCACACCGATGCGAATCCCGTCATGGGCAGGAAAGCGACAAAGGCTTCAGTAGTCCCCATCGCTGCCTCGCTGCTTCCGGCAAACGCCGCAGTCATGATCGACGATGACCTCACGCCTGGCGTGGCTGACTTTGGCGCCACCACAGAGCCAGCTGTGCGTAGCCCGTCATCCGTTGAGCGCGAGGTTTTTGAGAATTCCATCGCagacatcggcggcggcggcgccctaTCTCAGTCAGTGGTGAGCCGCCGCGACATGTCGCTTGCGGACATCTCCCGAATGCGACTGGAAGGCTGCCGTGCGCGGCACACACTCTTCGCCGCTACCACGTCACTACGTGGCAGCATGgcctcgtcgctgcggtCTACCTCGGGGTCGCCCATGCTCCCGCTGACTGGCCGCGTGCGTGATCATGCGGGGATCTGCGGCGAAACCACCTCGGCAGCCATATCGGCAGTCTCACAAGCGCCTGCGTGGTCGTCCCTGAATGGGCTTGGTCGCTCATTCAACCGCCGCTCCAGCATGCTATCGGTGCGCACAAACGCACTGGACACGTCGATTGCCATTCTTCAGCACATGGCGCACGACACGGCTGCTCGTGCCGAGGCTGCCTGCAATGCTCAATCTCTCGCCGGCACCccgtccaccgccacctccgcctgtGGATCCGTCGCGCTGCCCTCGTTGCAGCCGACACAGCCCTATCCAGAGGACACCCACGCCGGCGCCCGCGGTTACAAGGTGGTGGGAAGTGGTAACACAGCTTCGGTGGAGGACAGTtgtagcggcagcggccagcaCACGCCCGTGCTGCACACCGTGCACACGCGACAGTTCACCAGCGCTTCGGactcttcctctccgctgAACTCGCTCTCTGAGTCGGAGCTGTGCAGCGGGCAcctgcgcgctggcggtcgCTCACATTTGTCTGCACAGGCCTCGGCAACACACctcaccggcagcggtggcgttgcCAAGGCGGCGTCGGACTTACAGCACAGCTCCCCACGGTCTCACCCGGACGGATCTCCCTTGGCTGCAAGGCGGCAGACGATTGCCACAGCGGATCATCGAGCACCCCATCATTCAGTGGCGGTCGCCGCCACAGAGGTTGCCCTGCCAAGCGCACAGAACCAGACGACCGACGTAAGCGTCTACAACCACGACTTCCAGCACATTGTCCCACTCGAAGTAAAGGAGGCGCTCCAGCGTAACATGCGCCCAATCTgcgaggacgacgatgacgacgacgacgacgcgctgctgcacgacggGCTGagtgcgccgacgccgccgccgctgacatCCTTCGCGAACGTGACGCACAGCATGTACGAGGACACCTGCCATTTGGACACTCCGTCCAACTATGTGCGCACTCGTGGCACCGGCAGCGTTGGTGGTGCCGGCACGGAGATCGCGGATGCCCCGTTCAGCTTTCCTCCGAGTACCCTTCACGCACCTAGTCGACTCTTTGCTTCACCAaacgcaccggcgctgcagacAGCCACATCCTCGATGATTGCCTGGCAAACAGGCGGCACTGGCGGGGCCAAGTCGATCCGTCCATTCGATAGTGACACGGCGGAGACACTGGCGGCTGGCCTGAGCATCAGCGGTACGGGAGTACCCTTCCAGGCGTGGAAGTTTCCGAGTTTGGGCAAGCCGAactccgcgtcgtcgctgcgcaaGACGTCGCTCGGCGAGAATGGGAACGCGGAGGCGTTGCCGGAGGGCGCGGTGGGAGGTGCGGCCGCGGTGCATCAGCCGACTGTTCCACTTTCCGAGCACTGCAGCCACCCCACTCGCGAGACCCTCATGCCGGgatcgccgcagcggcagtgcagtGAGTCTCCTCCGCTCACCCGAAACGGACTTCAGGCCACCAGCAAGCACATCACCCTCAAAACGGCAGCTACGCCGTGCTCTTCCGTGGCGGTCGGTGCCCTGTCTGGCTCTGGCGACGTTGGCccgcgcgcagcgtcgctgctgtccgGTGTGGACGGCACTCATCGAACGTCCTCAGTTGTGCACGGCACCCCGATGCGCACCAATGACGGCGCAGGTGGGCGCTTTGTGCAGCCTGCTGTCGCGCAGGGATCGCCATCTAGCGCGGCTGGCAGcttgagcgccgccgctgacagcagcaacacgcgCAAGCTGGAGATGATGTACACAGTCTatgagcggctgctgcacgcacgGCCTCCCGACAACAGCTTCCCTGAGGCTACCCCAAGGAGTCTGCAGACGCTGACCTCGCGAAGTCTGACTGAGgaggtgacgccgccgctggacacatcgccgtcgccgccggctgccCAGCAAGCGCCGCAAtctggtgccgccggcgctggctTCGAGGCAATGAGTCAGGGTGACTGTTCTCCATCGATGTCCTACTCCGGCGCTCTGAGTCGCTCGGCGGGTTACTACAGCTTCGGTAAGCGGATCAGTCTCAGTCACCCGAACAAGCAGACGCTGCCACACCAGttcctcggcagcgccgcaaacCTGCATGCgatgtcgtcgccgccgcgcgtggCGATGATCGGCACCCCCGCAGTGGCAGACATGATCGTGGCGTCGAACGGTAACAGCAGTGGCTCAGCCATGGCTTTCTCGTCtactgcgcgcgcgcgccgacgtACTCTGGACttgtcggtgctgcagcgcatcgactcccgcccgctgctgcaatCGACGCTGTTTTTGCAGAATAACCTGCACTCCATCTgcgaggcgcaggcgcggtTCGCgcggaaggagagagcggaggaTGCTGGAAGTGCGGAACAGCGCAACGCAATTAGTCTGTCACCGTCGAAAGCGGCTGTATCCGTAGCGGTCAAACCCGTGCCCCAGTACACCGTTCCGTTAGAGGAGCAGAGTGCGGCTGgtgtgccgtcgccggcgagcGTGGCCGACGTGGAGACGTGCGAGGGTGTGGAAGGGGTGAGTCAGGGGCGGATGACAGGCCGCACCGCAATCGCCGAAACGGCTTCGCCGGTGGTGCtcggctccgctgccgcttcggcaacagcagcgtcCACCGCGCGAGAGTTGAACCaaacgcgcagcagctgcagaggtACTCAAGTCCCTTCTGTGGACTctgtgctgccgtcgtccgTCTCGCCCTCAATAGGCAAGCGGTCCAACGCGTCGAGTCTGCCCGTCAACTGCATTCAAGAAGGGCAGGGGAGGCAGGAGGAGCCGCTCCGCAAGCAGGCCGAGATGCACGTGAAtcccacggccgccgccgccgtgtctGTGGCACATGAGAGCAACGGAATCTCACCACATCGGTACTACCGAGCCCTCACGGAGGCAAAATGCCTCGTGCGTCACGTTCACGGCGTCGATGGGGTGGAGCGGGAGGTGGACAACGACTCCATGGACTTGGTCGTGTACGCTGGCATGCACCTGATGGGTTGGTTGGAGGTGGTGAGTCTGCTGGGCTGCGGCAGCTTTGGTCAAGTATTCCTTTGCAAGGACTTGCGCATCTGCGACGGCCACTTTGTCCACCCAAGCGAGATCGAGGGCGAGGACTACGAGTATTGGAACTGCTCCCACGCCTACCTCCccttcagcagcgtcgacgccgtGCCGACGCATCGGCCGCTTGTCGCCGTCAAGGTGGTGAAaagcgtgccgctgctggagcagcagtcGGTTCTAGAGGCGGAGATGCTTGTACTGATCGGAGCGCAGACCGCGCTACCTCCGGCGAacgcagcggaggaggctcGTGAGTCGGCCATCCCGGCAttcgcagccgccacagGTGGTCGAATTGGCGTCAATgagccaccgccggcggATCCACGCTGCGCCAACATCGCAAAGGTGCTCGCCGACGGCATCTGCTACGGCCATCACTGCATTGTGATGGAGAGGTACGGCGCGAACCTGTACGAGTACATCGCCGCGAACGATCACCGTGGGCTTCCCATGTACCAAATCCGCTCTATCGGCGCACAGCTCTtctccgctctctcgctcgtgcACGAGGAGTGCCACATCATCCACGCTGACATCAAGCCAGAGAATGTGCTGCTGACGCTTGACTCAGGCAGAGGCACACTGCGGGTGACGGACGAGCCGTCGCCCATAACCGctgccacagcagccgcgacgcccCCCGCTGAGGCCATGAGCAATAGCAACGCCAGCACCACTGCAGTGGCGACCAAGACCCCGCGTAGCGTCCCACAGCAAAATGCGTTTGCTGAGGCTGCGCACCGCTCTCCGAGCAGCACGTCGCCAAATGCCGAACCGCCgtggcaccagcagcgcaccgagtctgcggcgtcgtcgtccgcttcgccctcgctgccggcagAGCGCTCGCACACCGCGCGAGTCGGCCCTGGCGCtgtcgcgcggcagcggctcggctTTAAGGGGAAGCGCCGAAACTCGAACACCCTCCTGgacctctcctcctcgccgatgACGCTCGCGACGTACAAGGGTCACAGTTTGTGCCACCTCCGCTCAAGCTCGgccagccgcgccaccatTGTGGAGCAAACAGACATGCCGACCCCCGAGCCGCGCCGCATGCACATGCTGAGCCAGTCTTCCGCTCTTGTCACCAGTGCCGCGAGCGGCATGTCGTTGCAAAGccttggcggtggtggtgccggcagTTACAGTCGTCACATGATGcaagcacctgctgcgcccgtggaggaggcgccggcggtgccagTAGCAccggctgcttcgcacctGCACGTTCGGCTCATTGATTTTAGCTCCAGCTGCTACGACGGTGGCCCGTTTTACCAATACATCCAGTCCCGCTACTATCGTGCACCGGAGGTAATTATAGGGGCGCCGTACAACTCTGCAATCGATGTGTGGTCGACTGGCTGCTTGcttgcggagctgctgctgggcatgccgctgctcccCGGCTGCAACGATCACCACCAGCTCTCGCTCGTGGAGGAGATGATTGAGCCGCTGCCCGACTACCTGGTAGAGGATGGAGACAACGCCGACTTGTTTTACATCGTAGCAGCGCCGGGGGGCGAGGGTAGTACcgatgccgcgctgcctcgtgcgccagcagctgcagcgcccgGCGCAACTGCGtcagcgacgctgcagcagcctcgGTCGTTTGCTTTGCGCACACGCGAGAACTACCTGGAGGTCACCGGCAGCGAGCCGCTGCAGTACCGCCGCTACTTCACGTACCAGACTCTGCAGGAGCTGGTGCGGCACTGCCCTTTGACGCTcgaggagcggcgcatgAGCAACGGGCTACATCCGTACGTGTCAGCCAACGAGTCCTCCGCGATACCCCCCGatgcgacgccgtcgctgtcggtgcgATCAGACATGATGAAGCAGCGCTACTTGCTCTTCGATTTGCTGCGACGTCTCCTTCAGACGGACTCGAAACTgcgccccaccgccgcccagGCACTCCAGCACCCGTTCTTCAGCTCGCTTCCACCGTATTTCAAGACCTTTGCGCTCGACTGA